From a region of the Latilactobacillus sakei genome:
- the clpP gene encoding ATP-dependent Clp protease proteolytic subunit → MLVPTVIEQTSRGERAYDIYSRLLKDRIIMLSGEVNDQMANTIIAQLLFLDAQDSDKDISIYINSPGGSVTAGLAIMDTMNFIKSDVQTIAMGMAASMASVLLSAGTKGKRFALPNSTVLIHQPLGGAQGQQTEIEIAAREILKTRKRLNQILADNSGQTFEKLQADTDRDNYMTAQEAKDYGLIDDIMVNQPK, encoded by the coding sequence ATGTTAGTACCGACAGTTATCGAACAAACATCTCGTGGCGAACGCGCCTACGATATTTATTCTCGTCTATTAAAAGACCGGATCATCATGTTATCTGGTGAAGTAAACGACCAAATGGCTAACACAATCATTGCGCAATTACTATTCTTAGATGCGCAAGATTCAGATAAGGATATTTCAATCTACATCAACTCACCTGGTGGTTCTGTGACAGCCGGTTTGGCTATCATGGACACAATGAACTTCATCAAATCTGACGTTCAAACCATCGCTATGGGCATGGCTGCTTCAATGGCCAGCGTTTTACTTTCAGCTGGGACAAAAGGTAAACGTTTTGCATTGCCTAACTCAACAGTCTTGATTCACCAACCTTTAGGTGGTGCACAAGGCCAGCAAACTGAAATTGAAATCGCTGCTCGCGAAATCTTGAAGACCCGGAAACGCTTGAACCAAATCTTGGCAGACAATTCCGGCCAAACATTCGAAAAATTACAAGCAGACACTGATCGTGATAACTACATGACAGCCCAAGAAGCAAAAGATTACGGTTTGATTGACGACATTATGGTTAACCAACCAAAATAG
- a CDS encoding DsbA family protein, whose amino-acid sequence MDISIIKSDQVTTEGGIVIGHPEAPVTFVEFLNLACPYCRKWFLKSEEQLTKAVEAGQVRRIIKPYNKDKDDLLIGNLAHTYLPFDQPAIALNAIHFLYTHQKTWRPDLSDSEFDKYMQANLKLSPLDNTVQLAAIVDEAQAANIKFVPTIIAGEHIFDESITPEELDMILQAQ is encoded by the coding sequence ATGGATATTAGTATTATTAAAAGTGATCAAGTGACAACTGAAGGTGGGATTGTCATTGGCCACCCTGAAGCACCCGTCACATTTGTTGAATTTTTGAATTTAGCTTGTCCCTATTGTCGCAAATGGTTCCTCAAATCCGAGGAACAGCTCACTAAGGCCGTCGAAGCCGGTCAAGTACGACGAATCATCAAACCTTATAACAAGGATAAAGATGATCTATTAATTGGTAACCTCGCCCATACTTACCTACCCTTCGATCAACCCGCTATTGCTTTAAACGCCATCCATTTTCTCTACACGCATCAAAAAACATGGCGGCCTGATTTATCGGATTCTGAATTCGATAAATACATGCAAGCTAACCTTAAACTAAGTCCACTTGATAATACCGTACAGTTAGCGGCCATTGTTGACGAAGCTCAAGCGGCCAATATCAAATTCGTCCCAACAATCATCGCTGGTGAACACATCTTTGATGAATCAATAACACCAGAAGAACTCGATATGATTTTACAAGCTCAATAA
- a CDS encoding MarR family transcriptional regulator — translation MIKPVLLDEQLCFSIYRAQKAYNHFYGKVLKPYGLTYPQFIAMLALWEHGTMSVKELGHHLELDSGTLTPLLKRLEADGWVDRKRASDDERRVDVSLTEQAESQKLEIYERVGNCTNYLDFTSDKYHDLRQSMNEVEKHLNAIQADTDRFA, via the coding sequence ATGATTAAACCAGTATTATTAGATGAGCAATTATGCTTTTCGATTTATCGCGCACAGAAAGCTTATAACCACTTTTACGGAAAGGTCTTAAAACCTTATGGCTTAACTTATCCACAATTCATCGCAATGTTAGCATTGTGGGAACATGGGACAATGTCAGTTAAGGAATTAGGTCACCATTTAGAATTAGATAGTGGGACATTAACACCACTATTGAAACGCCTAGAAGCGGATGGTTGGGTTGATCGTAAGCGTGCATCTGATGATGAACGTCGCGTTGACGTTTCATTAACAGAGCAAGCAGAATCACAAAAACTTGAAATTTACGAACGTGTTGGTAACTGTACCAACTACCTAGATTTCACAAGCGACAAATATCATGACTTACGTCAAAGCATGAACGAAGTCGAAAAACATTTAAATGCTATTCAAGCTGATACCGATCGATTTGCTTAA